The proteins below are encoded in one region of Oncorhynchus nerka isolate Pitt River linkage group LG15, Oner_Uvic_2.0, whole genome shotgun sequence:
- the LOC115143043 gene encoding serine/threonine-protein phosphatase 6 regulatory ankyrin repeat subunit C-like, with protein sequence MGVQNITDQTPLVQAIFSRNAEEVKFLLHKNEEVNALDQERRTPLHAAACLGDVHIMDLLINSGASINAKDQGWRTPLHRAAASQNEKAVGLLLRQDAEVNARDKFWQTPLHVAAANRATRCAEALIPKLSSLNVADRSGRTALHHAAHSGHVEMVNLLLNKGANLSASDKKERQPIHWAAYLGHLQIVKLLVSRSVDAMCRDKRGYTPLHAAAASGQIEVVKYLLRLGSEIDEPNAFGNTALHMACYTGQEAVANELVNRGANVNQPNHHGGTPLHLAAVSTNGALCLELLVNNGADVNMQSKEGKSPLHMAAIHGRFTRSQILIQNGGDIDCVDKYGNTPLHVAAKHGHELLISTLMTNGADTARQGIHGMFSLHLAVLYGFSDCCRKLLSSGQLYSIVSSLSNEYVLSAGFDINTPDSLGRTCLHAAASGGNVECLNLLLSSGADLSKKDKLGKAPLHYAAANGSYQCTVALVSAGAEVNELDQKGCSPLHYAAASQTFCRVDRHYSVGHQSEERAKEDFFCLEYLLDNGADPALRNTKGYSAVHYAAAHGNKQNLELLLEMSFNCLGDVESSVPVSPLHLAAYNGHCEALGVLSETLVSLDVRDAGGRTALYLAAQKGHAQCLEVLLSHGVSCHLRERRNKWTPLHVAASNGQTDCLLMLVNRGEKADIIDIADVQGQTALMLAALGSHTDCVHILLEKGAGVDAADKRGRTALHRAAVMGSEDCVSALLEHGASALCRDFRGRTPLHLAASCGHMELLRSLLQGATRTDPLDSMLDYSGYTPTHWAAYHGHEDCLDVLLEHKPFSIQEGNPFTPLHCALINGHDGAAELLVDTVGPQMVNIRDAKGRTPLHAAAYSESVGGLQLALVQGAEVNAVDTTGRSALMVAADNGRTAAVEILLHQAKADLTLLDVNDNTALHLACSKAHEMCALLILGEISDPSLINATNSALQMPLHIAARNGLATVVQVLLSQGAAVMAIDEEGHTPALACAPNKDVADCLALILSTMKPFPPKDASAAASFGLNLLKHCGIATTCGPLPNGTLHHAYAKDRHGTAGLDGCFTE encoded by the exons ATGGGAGTACAAAACATAACAGACCAG ACTCCACTGGTCCAGGCTATATTTAGCCGAAATGCAGAAGAAGTGAAGTTTTTGTTGCACAAGAATGAAGAAGTCAATGCACTG GACCAAGAACGCCGTACCCCCTTACATGCTGCTGCGTGTTTGGGCGACGTTCACATTATGGACCTTCTCATTAATTCAG gtgctaGTATTAACGCTAAGGACCAAGGCTGGCGGACTCCCCTGCATCGGGCAGCTGCCTCACAGAACGAA AAGGCTGTGGGGCTGCTGCTGAGACAGGATGCGGAGGTCAATGCCCGGGATAAATTCTGGCAGACGCCATTGCACGTGGCTGCGGCCAACCGGGCCACACGCTGCGCTGAGGCTCTCATCCCCAAGCTGAGCAGCCTGAACGTGGCGGACCGCTCCGGCAGGACTGCTCTGCACCACGCTGCACACAGTGGCCACGTGGAG ATGGTGAATTTGCTCCTTAACAAAGGGGCCAACCTGAGTGCCAGCGATaagaaggagaggcagccaatcCACTGGGCCGCATACCTCG GGCATTTGCAGATCGTGAAGCTTCTTGTGTCGCGGAGCGTGGACGCCATGTGCAGGGACAAGCGCGGTTATACCCCGCTCCACGCTGCAGCTGCCAGCGGCCAGATTGAGGTGGTCAAGTACCTGCTGCGGCTGGGGTCAGAG ATTGATGAGCCTAACGCCTTTGGGAACACAGCGCTCCACATGGCGTGCTACACGGGCCAGGAGGCGGTGGCCAACGAGCTGGTGAACCGCGGCGCCAACGTCAACCAACCCAACCACCATGGTGGCACGCCGCTACACCTGGCCGCTGTCTCAACCAACGGGGCGCTCTGCCTCGAGCTGCTAGTCAACAACGGCGCTGACGTCAACATGCAG agTAAAGAAGGGAAGAGCCCTTTGCACATGGCCGCTATTCACGGGCGCTTCACCCGCTCCCAGATCCTTATCCAAAACG GTGGGGATATAGACTGTGTAGATAAATATGGCAATACTCCTCTTCACGTTGCTGCTAAGCACGGCCACGAGCTGCTGATCAGCACCCTGATGACTAACGGTGCTGACACAGCCAG acAAGGGATTCATGGGATGTTTTCGTTGCATTTGGCTGTGCTCTACGGGTTTTCAGACTGTTGTCGCAAGTTACTCTCCTCAG GTCAGCTGTACAGCATTGTATCATCTCTAAGCAACGAGTATGTGCTGTCAGCCGGGTTTGACATAAACACCCCAGACAGCCTGGGGAGGACCTGCCTGCACGCCGCTGCCTCTGGAGG AAACGTTGAGTGTCTTAACTTGCTGTTGAGCAGTGGTGCCGACTTGAGTAAAAAGGACAAACTGGGAAA AGCTCCTTTGCACTACGCTGCTGCGAATGGGAGCTACCAGTGCACGGTTGCCCTGGTGAGTGCTGGTGCCGAGGTGAATGAGCTGGACCAGAAAGGCTGCAGCCCCCTGCACTACGCTGCCGCATCGCAGACCTTCTgccg AGTGGACAGACATTACTCAGTCGGACACCAGAGTGAGGAGAGGGCAAAGGAGGACTTTTT ttgtttgGAGTATCTGCTGGATAACGGGGCTGACCCGGCTCTGAGGAACACCAAGGGTTACAGCGCAGTCCACTACGCAGCAGCCCACGGAAACAAGCAGAACCTGGAGCTG CTCTTGGAGATGTCGTTCAACTGTCTGGGAGACGTGGAGAGCAGTGTTCCAGTTAGCCCTTTGCACTTAGCC GCGTATAACGGTCACTGTGAGGCGTTGGGGGTGCTGTCTGAGACGCTGGTGAGTCTGGACGTTCGGGATGCGGGGGGGCGCACCGCCCTATACTTGGCGGCCCAGAAGGGACACGCTCAGTGCTTGGAGGTCCTGCTGTCCCATGGGGTCTCCTGCCACCTCAGGGAGCGCCGCAACaagtggaccccactccatgtcgcag CTTCCAACGGCCAAACAGACTGTCTGCTCATGCTGGTCAACCGAGGGGAGAAGGCTGACATCATCGACATTGCCGACGTACAGGGACA gacggCTCTGATGCTGGCAGCTCTGGGCAGCCACACTGACTGTGTCCACATCCTGCTGGAGAAGGGAGCCGGGGTCGATGCTGCCGACAAGCGAGGCCGCACTGCCCTACACAGAGCT GCGGTGATGGGCAGTGAGGACTGTGTGTCGGCCCTGCTGGAGCATGGTGCTTCGGCTCTGTGCAGGGATTTCCGGGGGCGCACCCCCCTGCACCTGGCCGCCTCCTGCGGCCACATGGAGCTCCTGCGCAGCCTGCTGCAGGGCGCCACACGCACCGACCCCCTCGACTCAATGCTGGACTACAGCGGTTACACTCCCACCCACTGGGCCGCTTACCACG GGCACGAAGACTGTTTGGACGTTTTACTTGAACACAAACCTTTTAGTATCCAGGAAGGAAACCCCTTCACCCCATTGCACTGTGCTCT AATAAATGGCCATGATGGTGCTGCTGAACTACTTGTAGATACGGTCGGACCTCAGATGGTGAACATCAGAGACGCCAAaggaag GACCCCGTTGCATGCAGCTGCCTATTCGGAGAGTGTTGGCGGGCTGCAGCTGGCCCTGGTCCAGGGGGCAGAGGTCAATGCCGTGGACACCACAGGACGCTCCGCCCTGATGGTTGCCGCCGACAACGGACGGACCGCAGCCGTCG AGATCCTGCTGCACCAGGCCAAGGCAGACCTGACCCTGCTGGATGTCAACGACAACACCGCCCTTCACCTGGCCTGCAGCAAG GCTCATGAGATGTGTGCCCTGTTAATCCTGGGAGAGATAAGCGACCCCTCCCTCATCAATGCAACAAACAGTGCACTGCAAAT GCCCCTTCATATCGCAGCGAGGAACGGTCTGGCTACAGTGGTCCAGGTGCTCCTCAGCCAGGGGGCAGCTGTGATGGCTATAGATGAGGAGG GCCACACCCCGGCCCTGGCCTGTGCCCCTAACAAGGACGTGGCGGACTGCCTGGCCCTGATCCTCTCCACCATGAAGCCTTTCCCTCCCAAAGACGCCAGCGCCGCCGCCTCCTTTGGCCTCAACCTGCTGAAGCACTGTGGCATCGCCACCACCTGCGGGCCCCTGCCCAACGGCACCCTGCACCACGCCTACGCCAAGGACCGCCACGGCACCGCCGGCCTGGACGGCTGCTTCACCGAGTGA